In Phycisphaeraceae bacterium, the genomic stretch CGGCAGCAACTCTACACAACGTCTGCTCCCTGACCGGTTCAGGTTATTACTTCTCTTACATTTCCAGAATACCGAGTACCCTGTTGATTGATTCAGATTCAGTCGCAGCGGTGACCAGCCGATAATTTTCCGCTGTCGATGATTGTTACCGTGCGATGAGGCGGTTAATATAGCGGCATACATGCCGGTGCTTGCCCGGCCCCGTTATCGCAAGAGTTGTCTGAGAGAAAGTTTGCCTTTGTCAATGTCGCGGCTCCACGAGATCCTTGGATACGAGGTTCTGGGCACGCTTGGTCACGGCGCGCGCAGTACCATTTATGCGGTTAAAGACCGCGATAATAGTGTCTATGCGCTCAAAAAGGTCGTGCGAACCTCGCCCAGTGACCAGCGATTTTTAGATCAAGCGATCTCCGAGCACGAGATCGCGCAGAAGTTCAGTCATCACACCCTTCGCAAGAGTTTTAAACTCATTCGTCAACGAGCAATTCTGCGCGTCAGTGAAATTTACGTGCTGATGGAAATGGTTGATGGATTCACCATGGAGCAGCACAAGACGCTGAGCATGGTTGAATTGGTCCAACTCTGCCAGCAGGTTGCTGTGGGGCTAGGTGAAATGCACAAGGCAGGGGTAGTTCATGCGGATATCAAACCGAATAATATTTTGGTAACTGATCGGCAGTCCATCAAAATCATTGACTTTGGTCAGAGCTGCGAGATCGGAACTGTCAAAAAGCGTATTCAGGGCACGCCTGACTACATCGCACCTGAGCAGGTTATGCGACGACCGATCACGCCTCAGACGGATGTCTTTAATCTCGGTGCAACACTCTATTGGCTGTTCACTGGCAAACATATTCCCACTTTGATACCCAAAGGTTCACCCGGCGCGATCAAACTCGTCGAGGAACAAAAATTGATCCCGCCTAAGGAAATCAATCCCGACGTTACCCCCGCGCTATCCATGTTGGTGATGAATTGTCTGGAGACCGATCCTCGCATGAGACCTGAAAGCATGCCGCTGGTCCACGACCGTCTGGGGCTGGCACTGGCGCAACTCCAACGCGATGAGCTTGCCGGTACCCGTCGACGCGCGATGGTATAGGTCCAGCACCCAGGATGGTTTTCTCAACAGGGCCGCGTCGCCGTCGCAACGATACCCCATCCGTGCCGTATCTCATCGCTACAATGCCGCACTTTCCTTGACGCTGGATACAGCATGCCATTAGCCTTCCAACAGTGCATTGATCCCGACTGCCGTGCGACTTTTGGTGTGGATGAGATCCACGTCTCATGCCCTGTCTGCTCCAAGTCGGGTAAGCAGTCGCTCCTTGATATTCAGTATGACTGGGAGCATCTCTCCCGACCCAGGAATTTCGGGTTTTTCGAACATCGCTGGTCCACCAAAGGTGAGAGCGGCGAAGGCGCGCTCGATTTCTCCGGCGTGTGGCGTTTTCGTGAACTCATGCCGTTTTTTCGCCATGAACAGGACATCGTGACCGTCGGAGAGGGACGGACAAATCTCCAGGATGCGGTACTCTTGGCACCGCATATTGGGCTGGATTACGCTCGTGGAGGTAAGGTCTTCCTCCAATATGAGGGGCTTAATCCTTCGGGGTCATTCAAAGACAATGGCATGACGGCTGCCTTTACTCATGCCCGCATGGTCGGTGCCACTCGAGTTGCCTGTGCATCCACTGGCAACACCTCGGCCAGTCTTGCCATGTTTGCTTCGCTTTCGAAAATGACCGGCATCGTCTTTATCGGCTCGGGAAAAATTGCCTACGGCAAACTGTCGCAGGCTTTGGAATATGGTGCGCGGACTCTTCAGATCCAGGGCGACTTCGACGCATGTCTCCGTCGCGTCCGACAAATCACTGTCGAACGAACAGACCTGGGCATCTACCTGATGAACAGCGTAAATCCGTTCCGTCTCGAAGGACAAAAAAGCATCATGTACCGCGTCCTCGAAGCGTTGAACTGGGAAGTGCCGGATTGGATCGTCGTTCCCGGCGGTAATTTGGGAAATTGTTCCGCGTTCGGGAAAGCGTTTTCTGAACTCAAGAAACTCGGGTTGGTAAAACGCATTCCGCGGTTAGCGGTTATTAACGCGGCTGGTGCCAATACTCTTTACGAGCTTTACACCAATCGCGGACTTCGATGGAACGGCGGACGGTACGACCAACAGATGGTCCGAGATTTTTATGCCCGAATGGACTCCTCGGACATGCACGCGCACACGATCGCCAGTGCCATTGAAATTGGCCGACCGGTGAATCTGCCCAAGGCGTTGCGGGCACTGGATGAGATGAACGGTGTTGTGCGCCAGGTTGATGATGAAACAATTTTGGAACACAAAGCGATGGTGGGGCGGTTTGGATTCGGCTGTGAACCCGCCAGTGCAGCCTCAGTCGCTGGTGCGCACCTGCTGATTGAGGAAGGAATCATCGGCAAGACTGATCGCGTCGTCTGCATTCTCACAGGACACGTTCTGAAGGATCCCGACGCCACCGTCAAATATCACACAGGCATCGATGTAAAAAGCGTGCAGGAAACAGCTCCACGTCATGACCCCAAAGGAAAAATGGCCTGCCGCCCCATTCCGGTGCCCGACGATCTCAATGCGATCATTGCTGCGATAACCCAATAACAACCACTGGAGCCATGGCCTCTTCAGTCCAGAGGATAGACGCCAAACAAAATGGGTAGCTGTACGATCTCGTAGGGTTGTAGATATCAATACCAGACAAACGGAAATTTCTCGGGTGCGACCGGCGGATCGTTGTAATTATCTTTCATTACTGATCCATGGCCATCGGCGTAAATGATGTTGGCACGTGTGAGGGAGCTGTGTGGTGCAGCCGGGTTGTAGGTTAAGCCTGAGGTGCCCCATACGCCGCCATGCTTCCAGGCGGTGTCGGTATGGTTCTCGTTCATACCGAAGTTTACATTTTCACCGATATAAAAAATTTTGGATTCGTTTGATTTTCGCGTCCACTCTCGACGGGGGTAAAAACCCTGATTAACGCTGGCATTGTGATACCACACGAAAGAGCCAGCGTTCATGTTGATGTGATAGTTGCTCAAGTAATACACCGGCGGATAAGTGACGTTGGTTCCTGCAGCATTAGGAGTAGTGTCTTGCCAGAGCCACAACAGTCGGCGGCGAGTGGCAGGATCCAGATTTGCGGGCCGATTTGCTTCCGTACTGTTTTGCGGTGCGTAGCCTTCAGGACAGCGAAGAATTGAAGAACGGGAGTGTTTCTCCAGCGAGGTGTAGATATTGGGTAGCCCGGTCGTATTGAGGCGGAAGCCGCTGCTAAGATAATTTTTATCAATCAGCATGTGACCCCAATGCTCATAGTTCCAACCGAACCAGGGATTCCCAACATCTACATATTCACCGGGAGTCGGGCCGGTAGGTCGATGGTTGTACCACCATGCCGGGAGTAATGCGTTCTCATCCGCACGAAAAGAACCCGCGAGGGTATAGACCTGCCGTTGATTACTTCTGCAGATCACGAATCGGGCATTGTCCCGTGCAGCAGCAAGTGCTGGAAGCAGCAACGCCACCAGCAGTGCGATAATTGAAATCACCACGAGAAGTTCAACGAGTGTGAATGCGATGTTTCGTCGAAAGCGTGACATGTCCGAAGTCCGACTTGACGCTGTGACGTGGAACAAAGAGACCACCGAATAATATCGACATATCAGGGGTTTGAGCAGAGCGAGATACCAAAAAACTAAGACAAAAAAATAAATAACCACCCTGCGGCGAGTCCGCTGGTTAATAAAGTAATTAACAACCTAGCATTAGCGAAAAATATTTAGTTAACCGTCAACGGAATCATTACAGCGATTGATGTATTTTTTGTGGGAAATTGACTTGAGATATGACGGATTGAGATGTCGGTTGATTTCAGTCTATGAGGCTGCTGTTTTTCAGTTACTTTCGAAGTCAGGGGATTACTCATCGAATAAAAAACCCGCCTGGATCAGCGGGTTTCCAAATCGATCAGTGAGTTTTAGTCGCTTTATGCGGCCTTTACTTTTTTCAGAGCATTGAATCGCGTAGTGAGCCTGCTCTTGTAACGCGAAGCGGTATTCTTGTGCAACGTGCCAGTGGACGCGATCTGATCAAGCAATTTGTAAATGGCCTTGAGTTCGGCGTCGGCCTTGCTTACGTCGCCATGCTGGACCGTGGCGCGGAAGGACTTGATCGCGGTTTTGATGCGGTTGGTGCGCCAACGATTGATAGCTTGGCGTTTGGCGTTCTGGCGAACTCGTTTCTTGGCAGAAAGTGTGTTGGGCATTGCGAACAGTCTCGTAGGGTTTCAGGGCTTATTCGAACGGAGTATTGTCACCTAAAATCGTCATGGTTGCAAATCGAACCGTACGTGCAACCTTTCAGTACCCCAACCTCAGCCATTCTCTGTCTTTGTTACTCTCATCCAATTCGTTGTTTTGCGGAAGCAGTTACACTTGACGTTTTCATGTGTATCCTGAAGATGCTTGATGAAATTCGGAACCTCGCTATGCCTATCCGCAACGAAGATATTATTGTCCTCAACCCCGCCCCCATTAGGGCGTCGGAGTCATCCTTCCTTCCCGAAGTGATCGCTGGCCTGGGTACCACGCTCAAACACATGATGGGTTCGATTGGTCGTGGCAAGCGCAACAAAGTGATGGAATACCCCGAGGAGCGGCGGGAGAACATCTCTGTCGAAGAAGGCGGTCTCTATCGTGGAAATTATCGAGGAGTCCATCGGCTTAACCGGGATGAGGATGGCCGAGTCAAGTGTGTCGCCTGCTTCATGTGCCAGACCGCCTGCCCCGCGCACTGCATCCATATCGAGGGTGCGGAATCTCCCTGGGATGATCGGGAAAAGTATCCGGTTAAGTTTGACCTTGATGAACTGCGATGTATCTACTGCGGCATGTGTGAGATGGCTTGCCCGGTCGATGCGATCGAGCTGACTCCTGTCTATGACATCGTCGGCCTCACCCGATCGGAAATGATTTTCGATAAAGAGAAACTGCTCACGGTGTACGACCAGACGATTCAAGACAAGCCGATGTGAATCGCTGTGTCCGTAAGGAAAAACCACCTGTAGCCGAATGCCGCCATGCTGTCAGTCTGTCTTGGGATAACCAGGGCGGTGGTGACGCTGCGTCCGAGCGGTTCACGACCCGGCGGTGACTTTTGTTGTGCTATTGTGCCAACTAGAGTCGAGGACCGTATCTGGCGTGTGGCGTGAAATCAGTGGGACGATTCCTCGCAGCATCAAGCTCTGTGCAGGCGATGAGGGGTGCTCAATTCCAGTAGCGAGATTCGATAAAAGTTTTTTTCACCCGTTGACGCAAAAACTCGTCAATCAATATGCGATACGGGAAAACCTGCTGAAAACAAAGGAGAGAAATCAGTACGATGGCCGCAACGGTTTCGAAATGTATTGAAAACAGATTGCTAAGGCATTTTCGATGAATCATTCTCAAGATGGCAGCACATTGCTTGGACACTGGCCCCTGAAAGGCGATTGCCGTGATCATTCGGGGAACAGCTTGCATGGAATTAACCGTGGAGTTCAGCTTGATTCCAGCGTGTTTGACGGACGCGGAGCGCATATCGAAATATCTCATGTCAACCAGCTGAATCTTGGGAAGCGAGATTTCACCTTGGCTGCATGGGTTTGGACCCACGAACACCCAGATGACATCGTGGGTGATGTGTTTGATAAGTTTGATCCAGCGCGGCGACGAGGGTTGACGTTTTCAATCGGAGCCAGCTCAGGCGGTTACCAAGGTCCCGGCAGTGATCGTCAGGTTCACTTTGGAATTGATGATGCGAAGTCAGGTGAATGGCGCGATTGCGGCAGGCCGAACCCGTCCAGTAATTACATAAGCAACTCGCTCACGGTTTTTGATGGCGATCTCTATGCCGCCACGACTGATGCGACGGACGACGCTCATCGTCGTCGTGTTTATCGATATGCGGGAGGTCAGAACTGGATTGACTGTGGGCAAGTCGGTTCAGGCAAGGCCACGGGGGTTGGCCCGTTACTCGTTCACGAAGGCTCTCTTTACGCTGTCACGTGGACATATGATTGGACTCGTGTTCGTTCAGGTGACTACACCCCTGGACGGCTGTATCGCTACGAGGGCGGTGAACGCTGGACTGACTGCGGCGAGGCCGGCAGCAACCTTACCAATACCTGTGCCGTCAGCTTTGTTGGACAAATTTACGTAGGTGGGGGGCCGTTAAAGCCTGGCGTGTATGTGCGCGATCGTGATGGCGCCTGGCGCGCCAGCATCAACTTCAGCCATGAAGGCCCGCGTCGTTGTTATCCGCATGCGATGACTCGATTCAACGGCCGACTTTATGTTGGCTATCCCGGCGTGTACGCATTTGATTCCGACAAATGGGAATTTGTCGGATTCCCCGCGGGTGGTGCCCATGAAATATTTCAAACACACGCGCTGCATGTTCATCAGGGAAGACTCTGTGCAGGTACATGGCCCGATGGCAAAGTGGCTGTGCATCACGGCGGAGAAAAGTGGGAGGAAATAGGTCGTGTCGGTATCGACGGTACGGAAGTTTGCGCGCTGGTGGTTTACAACGGAATGCTATACGGCGGTTCCATCCCGCGTGCCGAGGTTTGTCGATACGACGGCAAGGCGGAGTGGACCTCGCTTGTCAGGTTGTACTCGCCTGAGGGATGGATTCCATCGCCGCCTCCCCGCGCCTTGACTGACGCCGGCCCCAGTCGTGCGGAACTCAACGAGTGGACTCGAGTAACGTGCTTGACCGTACATGACGGCAAACTTTTTGCGGGGGTCGCCAGTTGCACCAGTTCAGCACTCGATGCTCCTTGCGATGTTCGCGGTCGTGTATTCAGCATGGAGGCAGGTCGGTGCGCATCCTATGGAAAAGATATTGGTCCAGGTTGGAAACATCTGACAGCCGTCCGTCGAGATCAGCGGTTAGAGGTTTATCTTGACGGCAAACTTGCTGCGAAATCTTCCGTATTTTCATCAAATGAGTTTGATCTGACGAACGAGTGTCCCCTGAGGATCGGTATGGGGCAGACCGATTCATTCCATGGCTGCATCCGTGACGCAAGGCTTTACGATGGGGCACTGTCACCCGACACGATTCGTCAGATCGCTTCACAATCGGCAGTAAGCACATGACTCGACATGACGGTGAATATCAGTTCGGACGAAAACATCTGTCGCCGAACATGTTTCACCGCTTTGTGAATGACTGAGAAATATCTTTGTTAAATTCGTGGTCTTGCCGATCATCGAAGTTTCCATCCTCGGCTGTGCTTCATATACTGAGGAAATGCCGCGGAGGGGCAGAGATGGAGTGCGGCGATAACTAACGGAGCCACGACTATGCCGACTGCACGCCGGGCCCGGATTTTTTTACTGGCTACGCTTCTTTTAATTTCGCTTGCTGGAGAGCTCTTTGCGCGACGCGCTGTCGTTTACCGTAAGGACGGCAACCCGCTCGAAGGTGAGGTCATCAAGGACGACGCTGGCGGTGTGACAATTATGATTGCCGGTATCGAGACCCCCATTCCACGAGACCAGATAGACCGAGTGGAGTACAAAGCCAGCGTTGCTGAGCAATACCAGCAGCGCCGCAAGGCAATTGCCGACGACAACGTGATTGATCGCCTTGCTCTGGCGGACTGGCTGGTGGAGCAGCAGGCCTACGAGTTGGCTAAATCAGAATTGGCTGACCTTCCGAAGCATTCACCCAATGAGGATCAGAAGCGCAAGATCAACCTGCTCAACCGTTACATCGATGAGCAGCTCAAGCTGGCCGCGAACAGTTCAGCCGCGGCTGCCGGTACTGTCTCCGCAGGAAAATCAGCATCACGTCCCAGCGGTCAAAAGGAAGAGGATTCAAAACTCCTCAATGACGATCAAGTCAACTGGATACGAATCATGGAGGTCGATGAGGTCCGTGAAAAACCTCCAGTGACTATTCCCAGAGAAGTGATTGATCAGTTCCTTCGCGATTATTCCGATGTGGATGGCGTCCCCAGAGGGCGTGAGGATCAGGTCAAGTTCCGCAATCTCAAGGGCTGGCAACAGCTCCACGTCATATTCGAGGCTGATGCCAAGCCGCTTTATGACAAAATCAAAATCGAAAAAGATCCACAGCTGATTCAGGACTTTCGCAAAGACGTTTACAAGCCCTATGTCATGACCTATTGCGGCGCTCCAACGTGCCATGGCAGTGACAAGACGGGTGAAATGTTTCTATTCCGTAAGCGGATGGATGACACCGCTACG encodes the following:
- a CDS encoding type II secretion system protein; the protein is MSRFRRNIAFTLVELLVVISIIALLVALLLPALAAARDNARFVICRSNQRQVYTLAGSFRADENALLPAWWYNHRPTGPTPGEYVDVGNPWFGWNYEHWGHMLIDKNYLSSGFRLNTTGLPNIYTSLEKHSRSSILRCPEGYAPQNSTEANRPANLDPATRRRLLWLWQDTTPNAAGTNVTYPPVYYLSNYHINMNAGSFVWYHNASVNQGFYPRREWTRKSNESKIFYIGENVNFGMNENHTDTAWKHGGVWGTSGLTYNPAAPHSSLTRANIIYADGHGSVMKDNYNDPPVAPEKFPFVWY
- the rpsT gene encoding 30S ribosomal protein S20, with the translated sequence MPNTLSAKKRVRQNAKRQAINRWRTNRIKTAIKSFRATVQHGDVSKADAELKAIYKLLDQIASTGTLHKNTASRYKSRLTTRFNALKKVKAA
- the thrC gene encoding threonine synthase, which produces MPLAFQQCIDPDCRATFGVDEIHVSCPVCSKSGKQSLLDIQYDWEHLSRPRNFGFFEHRWSTKGESGEGALDFSGVWRFRELMPFFRHEQDIVTVGEGRTNLQDAVLLAPHIGLDYARGGKVFLQYEGLNPSGSFKDNGMTAAFTHARMVGATRVACASTGNTSASLAMFASLSKMTGIVFIGSGKIAYGKLSQALEYGARTLQIQGDFDACLRRVRQITVERTDLGIYLMNSVNPFRLEGQKSIMYRVLEALNWEVPDWIVVPGGNLGNCSAFGKAFSELKKLGLVKRIPRLAVINAAGANTLYELYTNRGLRWNGGRYDQQMVRDFYARMDSSDMHAHTIASAIEIGRPVNLPKALRALDEMNGVVRQVDDETILEHKAMVGRFGFGCEPASAASVAGAHLLIEEGIIGKTDRVVCILTGHVLKDPDATVKYHTGIDVKSVQETAPRHDPKGKMACRPIPVPDDLNAIIAAITQ
- a CDS encoding NADH-quinone oxidoreductase subunit I; its protein translation is MPIRNEDIIVLNPAPIRASESSFLPEVIAGLGTTLKHMMGSIGRGKRNKVMEYPEERRENISVEEGGLYRGNYRGVHRLNRDEDGRVKCVACFMCQTACPAHCIHIEGAESPWDDREKYPVKFDLDELRCIYCGMCEMACPVDAIELTPVYDIVGLTRSEMIFDKEKLLTVYDQTIQDKPM
- a CDS encoding serine/threonine protein kinase, which translates into the protein MSRLHEILGYEVLGTLGHGARSTIYAVKDRDNSVYALKKVVRTSPSDQRFLDQAISEHEIAQKFSHHTLRKSFKLIRQRAILRVSEIYVLMEMVDGFTMEQHKTLSMVELVQLCQQVAVGLGEMHKAGVVHADIKPNNILVTDRQSIKIIDFGQSCEIGTVKKRIQGTPDYIAPEQVMRRPITPQTDVFNLGATLYWLFTGKHIPTLIPKGSPGAIKLVEEQKLIPPKEINPDVTPALSMLVMNCLETDPRMRPESMPLVHDRLGLALAQLQRDELAGTRRRAMV